From Leishmania mexicana MHOM/GT/2001/U1103 complete genome, chromosome 10:
TAGCCGCGGTCGgcgaggatgccgcggcaCTGGCGAGCGACCTCGATGAGCCGCCGCCAAGCAGCACGACTCACATTGTGCTGCGCGGGACGCCGCGTAGCGTCAAAGCCCTCTGCGGGGTGGTATCGGGCAAGTGGCTTGTCTCTCCCGAATACGTGTACAACAGCCAGCAAAGCGGCTTCTGGCTAGACGAGCTCGAGGAGGGCGGTCTGCGCATctttccgccgccgctaaAGTGCCAGCGTTTTCTTCTGACGGTGGAGCACCCAGGCATCCGGGCGAAACTGGCGCAGGTGATCGAgtacggcggtggcgaggtTTTGGCAAGCGGCAGTGACAAGCGTGGCCCTGGCGCCGGCGACACTGTGGCGCAGGACGTGGTCGTGATCACCTCTGGTGATGACCTCTTGCGATATGCGACGCAAGACCGCGTGTAACGCGTCAGCGTGGCGAAACCGTGTATTGAGTGCGCCTCGTTGACTGTCCatactgtgtgtgtgtgtgtgcgtgtgtgtgcgacggACTTCATGGTGGTCCGCATAGAGCCGTTGTCGAAGAATGACATCCGTTtcgccgcctctccgtctcttACTTCTCCTTCTCGTATTGGCTTTTTTCTCTGTTGGGTGCGTCTGTACTCGTCgttctcgctcgctcgcggCGGTGACGTGCAGCGCCCTTCCTTGCCGtcgcggcgagggaggagaggggggagagatcATGGGAGGTGTGTTGTATGCGTGTTACCCCGCCTCGTCTCTCCCTGcactgcacgcacacacacacatctctctgcgtgcgtgcgtgcatgtgtgtgtgtgcgtgtgcagcggtTTCGTTACCGTTGTTTGTTCGCTCATGTACTTCTCTGCCATGCTTGCTTCGCTAGACCCGCCCCACATCACTCCCGCGCTCCGCTCTCCACCCAAAGGAAGGCGAACCAACtacagcgcacgcgcgcgcatggCACAGGCGGAAACAATGAACGAAACTCTGCGTGgcgccacgcagcgcatCCAGCACCAACCGTCGCGTCTCCACGTTGAAAAGAGGCTAGGATGAAGAGCATGCGGTCAACTGTATCAAGCGGCGCTGTCCCATGTCTTtgctcttctccctctctccctgttgCGGGCTTCCCCGCTCATGTGCGTACGGGTTTGCCGTTGTATCGGTGCGCCGGGGCGGTTGCGCAGGACTCGcgcacgcccctcccccccccacacacactttCGTTTATGTCTCTGTGCCCTCTCCGTCTTTGGGCACCGTTCATCTAGCTGCGGTCTCCTCATGCGTCACGCCTATCCGTGCCATCCACAtcactcgctcgctctctctccctctcgctctcgccatCCTGttacccctcccccctcctcccccctctcctccgctcgctcgctcgctcgcgctGCGGGGCACAGCCGTCGCCGTATCGTTGGTCTGGTAGTTTCGTGCCTCCTTTTACTTGTGGTTGACGTGTTGACGCTGTTCTCGTTTGTtgagcccccctccccccgccgtATTCATTTTTTGGTCATCTGTCTTGTGTGCTTCCTCGCGTGCtgagccccctccccccgcccccactCACTCCCATCTTCTCCACCCCGCTaaggacacacgcacgcgcgcacacacacgcatacctATCTATGTatgcgcatgcatgcacagTCAACGGTGCTGACCTTCACATAGATGCATGCATGGACACTGACCCACACGTCTTCTGAACATCTTGACatcgccttcctcctcctccccctcctcccctgcaACACTCCGCTGCCTCTCTACACTTGTAGGCACCCTCTTCTCGTATCTGTGAACTCGCGTCTTCATCGATtaccctctcccctcccctctccatccaAGCGCTGCGTGATCAGTCACGACTCTCACCCCGcagcctccctcctccttgcccGTCGTTCAGTGCGCACGCCGGGTGTGCCACTTCGCTTTGACGTCTTCCCTCTTCCGTCGTTGCCTTTCCTCCCCCACACCGCAGTCCAGTGTGGGCGGTCTTCATCTCGTGTGCCGAACTCTCTTGCCCTCCATCACTTCCTGGGAGGTGGGAGTCACCACCGCACTAGGCTGGGTATTTCCGTGCGGCTGTGCCCGTGTGCCCGCAGCGAGAGGGGCCGACTGTCGCGAGTGGGCATTGATCACCATTATACGCCGCTCCCATCCGCAGGAtatcgcccccccccctcctcctcctcctcgccttcgGAGTGGGCGCACACATCAACACCCATACACTCACGAGCACAGACGCACTGCTGAGTTGCCGCTGTTACGGAGAAAGCAGAGAGGCCATAGTAACGGGACCGTCAAGCCGTCGGTGATACAGCACAGGCCATGAACCAGGGATACAGCACCTACAGCCAAGGCATCCCGCAAGGGGACGCGTATGGCGGCAGTGCGGACTACtacggcggtgcggctgccgcacccgccggAGGTGTCGGTAGCGGATACGGTGCGTACGCTGCACAGGCCCAGCCTCAGCACCCACAGCCACAGCCACAGCAAGCTGGAACCTACGGTGTCGCACAGGCGACGTCGGCCGGTTCGTGGAGTAGCACCTATCAGGGCCTCGGCGAGTACCATAGTGGCGttgccaccgctgcaccggcgtcgtcgccgtcgcaaGGCTActacggaggcggcgcagcgagcaCAACCGCCAGCAGCTTCCAAGCCGGGTACAATGGCTACGTGCAGGGGGTCACAGCGGCCGCCACAaacagcggtggcgttgcCGCTGGTGCTAGCAACGGAAGCTACGCTGGTGTGGCAACCATGAACGCCTACAACCCTCAGCCAACGCAGCCAGCGCAACAGCCCTACTACccacagcagccgcctcAAGGCGGGTACTACGGCACTGCCAATGTGTGCCAGGTCAGCAacacaccagcagctgctgcggcactggCGCCCGCGGCCCTCAACACTACAGACGAAAACGGTCTGCGGTGGACCTGGTCGTGCTACCCAACGACGTCAAAGACGAAGACGAAGGAAAACCCctccgcggcgacgctgacAATGCCGGAGATGGTGATCCCGATGAGCTGCATGTAcacgccgctgcacctcatTGAACCTAGTCACCTCGTGCTTGGCGCAGCCATTGACGAGCTGTGCTGCACGAACTGCGGCGCCTTTTGCAGCGTGCACAGTCAGCGCGAGATGGGCAAGTACTGGGTGTGCTTATCCTGCAAGCGCCGCAACTCTTTCCAGAACAACACCGCCATCACGGAGCAGCACCCGGCGCTGATGTACGAGACGGTCGAATTTGTGCTCGCGAACccgccgacgccggtggtgacaccaccgccgcagcagccagcgcCTGCCTTCATCTTTGTCGTCGACACGTGCATTTCTTCCGGTGAGATGGCGTCGTTACGCACGAGTCTGCTGGAGtccctgcagcacctgccgCGCAACGCCCTCGTAGGCCTCATCTCCTTCGGGGCCACCGTCTCTGTGTGGGAGCTGGGCGCCAACTCTGGCGTGGCTATCAGCAAGTGCTACCTCCTGCGCGGCAACACGGCCAACCCGCCCGATTCGCTGCAGAGCTTGCTTCAGGTCTCGGAGAACCATCCCGTGCGGGGGCGgctgctggcgccgctgtgcgacgtggaggcggtgctcacCTCGTCGatcgaggagctggaggaggacggcgccgccgtgccgtcGTCCaagcggccgctgcgggcaacatcgacggcggtggaggcagcCACGTACCTGATGGAGGCCCTCGCGCCACCACAGATggcaacgcagcagcagcatgtaCTATACGGAAAGCACGTAAAAGCCGCTACAGCGCCCGGGAGTAACGTAAAGATGGGTAAGATTCTCCTCTTCACCGGCGGCCCGTGCACGCGCGgccccggcgccgtcgtcagcACAGACAAGGCGGACATGATGCGCTTCCATCGCGACATCATCGAGGGTGACACACCCTACTACGAGGCAGCCTTCAGCTTCTACAACGCACTCGAGCCGCGGCTGATAGCCGCGAACACGTGCCTCGACGTCTTTGCACAGTCCCTTGACCAGGTCGGTGTCATGgagatgcgccgctgcatcgaCAACACCGGTGGCACGCTCATCGTCGAGGATGAGACGACGGACATTATGTTTCTGGAGTCGCTGAAGCGCTactggcagcgctgcgactTGCGGGCCGGGGCAGAGCGCGCATTGGCGGCAGTGCAGGAGGGCATGTCCTCTTCGGGTGTTGACGACAGCTACAGCAGCGAGGACCACAGAGCTCACTGCGGATTCGCTGTGCACATGGAGGTGAACACGTCCGTcggcacgctgctgcgcggtgcgCTCGGCCCGTGCAACGTGGACGTGGAGGCGAACAAGCGCGGTCCTACGCGGCTCACCTCACCGCTGGAGGtcggcgccggtggcacAACGCGCTGGTGCGTCAGCTACCTGGACAAGGGTATCACGCTTTCATTCCTGTTCGACACAGCCACCTCCATCAGCCAGCAGGGCGGCGCCGAGAGCGCGCATGAGAAGCGCTTCATCCAGTTCGTCACGCGCTACACCACGCCGCGCGGTGAGCAGCGAGTGCGCGTGACGAGCGTCGTGCAGCCCATCGCCCCGccgacagcaccgccggaCTACTACACGAAGGCTGGCGCCTTTGATCAGACGTGTGCGGCGACGATCGTGGCGCGCATGGCGGTGAGCATTCTCGAGAGGCATCCGGGCAAGTGGGATGACGCTAAGCGATGGCTGGAcacgctgctggtgcgcttCGTGCGGCGCTACTCCACCTTCTCCTCTGGTCAGCCGAACACGCTGCGCCTCGACCcgtgtctctcgctctttccATCCTTCATGTACAACCTGCGCCGCTCCGAGTACTTCATGGTGCTCAACATCTCGCCCGATGAGACGACGTTCAAGCGCcactggctgctgcgcgagtcCGTCGACAACTGCGTGCTCATGATCCAGCCCACGCTGGACTCATACGACTTGGAGAACCCGTTCGCGACGCCCATGCagctcgacagcagcagcctgcGTCACGACAACATTGTGCTGATGGATGCCTACTTTAACGTCCATATCATGTGGGGCAGCATCATCTACCAGTGGATCGAGGCAGCCTACCACGAGAACCCCGAGTACGCCAACTTTgccgagctgctggaggcggcggagcgtgATGCGCAGGGGATCTTGTCGAACCGCTACCCGTACCCGCGCTTCTCGCGCACGGACGCCGACGGCTCCGAGGCGCGCCACGTGAAGACGCGCGTGAACCCGGCCACCAACTACCACAACTCGGGCATGCAGTACGGCGCCGGCCCCAacggggcggcggtggagcaggcCGACGTCATCTATACAGATGACGCCTCCATCATGACCTTCATGACCTCGCTCAAGAAGGCGGTAGTGACCTCTGAcggcaaggaggaggcgtaAAGCGCAGATGCTGCGATGTCGCGCCACTTTTGtttgtgctctctctctcttcgtcgATGCCGCATGACACCGTCGATCTTGCCATGCGCCGTATGTGtcctcccacccaccaccccacccctccctaTCGCACCTTGGTGCGTCACTCGCCCCTCCagctgtttctctctctcacgcacgcacgcactctctctccgtggGCATTCAGCCCATGACCTCGACAGGGCTGCCGTGAGGTGTATCGTTGTTATGcgcgtcgtcggtgccggTCACGTACTCGCctgctttttctttttcactTGTGATGTTATCCTCATTTTCTGGTtgttcgcgtgtgtgtgtgcgcgtgtggggagTAGAGGTCATGTGGCCTCCCTCCGTTTTGGATTACCCATGTTGTGTTAGTGGCGGGAGGGAACGACTGTCTGTGTCCAACCATCTCcgtcgtgcgtgtgtgtgtatgtgtgtgtgggtgggtgagtgtgGGTATTCTCTCAgcattttcttttgttttccattgtgtgtgcgccttccTCCGTGACCTTTCCCTGGGCTATGTTTTCGCGCAGTGGTGCGCGTGTATCTGCGTCGGTGTGCTCCCCCGCctcgtcccccctcctcccacccacaACCGAACCGAACTCCAGAGGAGATGCAGCGAAagccgcgcgcacgcgcacttTTCCTTgcatgcttgtgtgtgtgtgtgcgtgtgtgtgtgtgtgtgtgtgtgtgtgtgtgccaatGAAGCGCTTCACGAGTGGTATACCCAATCGACCTATGCGCACACGGCCACATACGGGCATGAGTGTACATGGCGGGGCGCAACGCTCAACATACGAgctgacgtgtgtgtgtgtgtgtgcccggtTGAGTAATACGTCGGTAGATTTCTGACAGACCGCATGTTGTGCgtgctcgcctcctccataagcacacacccacacgctgCCTTCcgtgaggcagcggcgaacAGAACAGTCATGCGCCACCTCGTAGCTCATGCTCTGAGCCACTCCCTCTCCATTGCTTCCTCGtccccctcgcccctcccctctctctcttgccgtATCCcatctgcgcgtgcgtgcatgcccCCGCGTCTTGTCATCAGAACCGcctgtgcgcacacacaacggtATCCTACCCGGAGGCGAGGAACAAGGCAAAGAAGTCCAGCGGCGAGACGCACACCCCCAACCACGACAACGGCAAGAGAGGCTCTCCCATCAGTggttctcctcccctccaagtccacacacgcacacatcctcCACGCCTCGTAGACGCACCTTGCCCCAAGCGCAAACAGACGCTCTGTGCGACAGGcctcacgcgcacacatccGTTCATGTCATCCCGCCCGCCAACGGAAAGCTCACCTGCTTGCTTTTCGCCATTTTTTGTCGTGTCTTTGGTGGCtcgctcgtgtgtgtgcctctccgCCCACGCCTGCGGCCGCGTTCGTCGGCGCCATGTCCGTCAGCAGCTCCCTCACCTACGCACTCCTGTGCGTCTACTACGCCTgccgcgccgtgctgctcttcgcggtggagctgcttctcttcctgCCCTCTTACTATCTTGTCGAACGGCACGACGTATCGAGTGCGTGGTTGGGACGCCGCggagaggcgcaggtgcaACCGGTGCTGTCCGCAGCCTATCAATAccagaaggcggaggagcgcgaCAAGTTGAACTATAGCGACAGCGTGAACATCGTGCCGGTGGGCACGGGCGCACCGCCGCTAGACAGCAGTACGCGGGAAATGGAAAACAACCGCTGCATCCTCTTGCGTAAGTCTGTGAGCCGCATTCGATCCCTTCACATACCTAccgtgtcgccgtcgtcgtcgtggtcTCCACAGGCGTCGCGTTCCGTGAACCCTTCCTCACCCACGCACTCACCTGGAACGCCGCAGCTACGTCAGCAGAGACAGCACCAGCCGCTCTTGCCCAGCTTCTACAGCCACCCGCGGGCGGCGCTTCTCCAAAGCAAAGACAGCATTGGAGGCGATGACGACATGAACGGCTCCGTGGGGTCGTGGTCAAACTACACAATGGGCGCCACGCcggtcaccaccaccctgcatcgccccttctctctgtccATCGCAGAGGTTTCTGGCTGGCGCGACGGCACCTCAGGTGGCGAACTGATTCCTATCAGCCTCCAGAGCAGCCCTATGCAGCGGTGTCAGCGccctcagctgcagcgaggcTCTCACCAACGCCcgagtggcggtggcgttgaCGAAGAGGACGCTGCCTGCACCAGCTTCAACGGGTGTctgagcgccgccgcacgcgatGCTGTGGATATCGGATATCAGCAACCATGTGTGACAGACACGTTCTTTGATGGCGTGGCGGTGAGCGTGTTGGTCTCCGCTcaagaacagcagcagcaggatcG
This genomic window contains:
- a CDS encoding putative protein transport protein Sec23, with the protein product MVIPMSCMYTPLHLIEPSHLVLGAAIDELCCTNCGAFCSVHSQREMGKYWVCLSCKRRNSFQNNTAITEQHPALMYETVEFVLANPPTPVVTPPPQQPAPAFIFVVDTCISSGEMASLRTSLLESLQHLPRNALVGLISFGATVSVWELGANSGVAISKCYLLRGNTANPPDSLQSLLQVSENHPVRGRLLAPLCDVEAVLTSSIEELEEDGAAVPSSKRPLRATSTAVEAATYLMEALAPPQMATQQQHVLYGKHVKAATAPGSNVKMGKILLFTGGPCTRGPGAVVSTDKADMMRFHRDIIEGDTPYYEAAFSFYNALEPRLIAANTCLDVFAQSLDQVGVMEMRRCIDNTGGTLIVEDETTDIMFLESLKRYWQRCDLRAGAERALAAVQEGMSSSGVDDSYSSEDHRAHCGFAVHMEVNTSVGTLLRGALGPCNVDVEANKRGPTRLTSPLEVGAGGTTRWCVSYLDKGITLSFLFDTATSISQQGGAESAHEKRFIQFVTRYTTPRGEQRVRVTSVVQPIAPPTAPPDYYTKAGAFDQTCAATIVARMAVSILERHPGKWDDAKRWLDTLLVRFVRRYSTFSSGQPNTLRLDPCLSLFPSFMYNLRRSEYFMVLNISPDETTFKRHWLLRESVDNCVLMIQPTLDSYDLENPFATPMQLDSSSLRHDNIVLMDAYFNVHIMWGSIIYQWIEAAYHENPEYANFAELLEAAERDAQGILSNRYPYPRFSRTDADGSEARHVKTRVNPATNYHNSGMQYGAGPNGAAVEQADVIYTDDASIMTFMTSLKKAVVTSDGKEEA